A window from Nothobranchius furzeri strain GRZ-AD chromosome 17, NfurGRZ-RIMD1, whole genome shotgun sequence encodes these proteins:
- the golga3 gene encoding golgin subfamily A member 3 isoform X3, giving the protein MEVYISQPEVKQMEASALQDPVVKCKEKDFSTECGTHLNQDLGNAEKTKTFLNGPLMSDVIPNGLADGLCAMGDTLINGSLPPTVPPLSTSSPISSQTQDPSPANQKPSLEMENEEKIRLDARRRLEEQLKQYRVQRHKERSHRTSPKSRPSSTLDPELMLHPEALPRANTVAMTKEYSFLRTSVPRGPKLGSLGIPPSKERKSRSPRPSKIHSLADYKSPESEGGGGAGVTTAEMGYLQSTISSVSTLSEISDNISEVDGSELGVRPGNDGNDSDSSSYSSASTRGTYGLLFAAVERQRGPYTVEGREIAPEAMGQFPSLQEVLQAASEERHLLEMEQEREGAAEPRSRRDSFSSSVSLESSVMGHDEMLQVMKEKVRLEGQLESLSSEASQALKEKTELQAQLATVNAQLQAKNEEAQIDHEKQNALTTEVGTLRQNCSQLEKAMLELQSSLESKNASLSSLNNDLKVSEDQYNRLMVKVQELQNTAASRDNTVQELRQQMGGLQNQLQQVQLERSTLQSRLKTSQAEIDSLQQVRLWYQQQLAVAQEARVRLQSEMANMQTGQITQIGVMEHLKLENVTLSHQLTETQHRSIKEKERIAVQLQSIEADMMTQEAAYKQIQDAKTMVEDDLHHKLEEFEEEQERLVKLANTASTLERELEQIKLTLSQKDVQLQSLQKEHLELMRQLTTTQENLHTKEQGINQLEARCMELQTQLAELQADSSTKDENIQFLQKEKIVLEVALLAARADKSQLDEGAERLGEDVLVASDMLDQLRQEVQVKASQIEALQQENNSLKKQTQKLKEQFLQQKVMVEAYRRDASSKDQLINELKSTKKRLLTEVKDLKQELLGVQGEKQRAELEQARLQKEVTRVQEQMSNMETHLQAIQTERDQLETQIQSLQFDQSQLAAVTQENEGLRKQVEQMEGEAKKAISEQKVRMKRLGTDLTSTQKEMKAKHKAYENAVGILSRRLQEALTEKETAEAELVKLRAQVLDGGNSQALQEKIELLQAELQAVTNNKTMLEKELQEVITLTSTELEEYQEKVLELEDELQESRCFKRRIKKLEDANKKLALELEHEKGKLAGLAQSHSALREHANTLESALAKREADLVQLNLQVQAVLRRKEEEDQQMKQMVQTLQLALDKEKTKVKDLKEQVAAAKAEAAHNRRHYRAAMLELSEVKKDLQAKENLIKTLQSEAHKLQAQDDQHTQDVSRFQEELAEAHGQLQILQKQLDEELAKQPLTNQEVEDLKWEVEQRQREIEAQKQQMEMMEQCHQRELDNLQTALQNIKVELESVQEELSGTRKDKFMLQAKVGELRNSMKTVLLQNQQLKQDLKQNRLRRQRMELKSDGNPSNPVAPVKIPDCPVPASLLDELLKPSTSVYKEPLNNLHNCLRHLKEEMDSLQRQMEEHTMTVHESMNSWTGTAERMAELELQNISTSSIVVNSFVVENNESEQQQS; this is encoded by the exons ATGGAAGTTTATATCAGCCAACCAGAGGTGAAGCAGATGGAGGCCAGTGCTCTGCAGGATCCAGTTGTGAAATGTAAAGAGAAGGACTTCTCTACAGAATGTGGCACACATCTGAACCAGGACCTGGGGAATGCAGAGAAAACAAAGACTTTTCTAAATG GTCCTCTCATGTCAGACGTGATACCTAACGGACTAGCAGATGGACTCTGTGCTATGGGAGACACCCTAATCAATGGGTCCCTGCCTCCAACAGTTCCCCCCTTGAGCACCAGCTCCCCCATCAGCTCACAGACCCAAGATCCCTCCCCAG CCAATCAGAAACCATCACTGGAGATGGAAAATGAAGAAAAGATTCGTCTGGATGCTCGCCGACGTCTGGAGGAGCAGCTCAAACAGTACAGGGTACAGAGACATAAGGAGAGG TCCCATCGCACCTCACCCAAAAGCAGGCCTTCCAGTACTCTAGACCCAGAACTCATGCTCCACCCTGAGGCTCTACCCCGGGCAAACACAGTCGCCATGACCAAAGAGTATTCCTTCCTCAGGACCAGTGTTCCGCGTGGGCCTAAACTAGGAAGTCTGGGAATTCCACCTTCTAAGGAGAGGAAGTCTAGATCCCCTCGCCCCAGTAAGATTCACTCATTGGCTGACTACAAGTCTCCTGAGAGTGAAGGTGGTGGAGGAGCGGGAGTGACTACAGCAGAAATGGGCTACCTCCAGTCCACCATTAGCTCTGTGTCCACACTGTCTGAAATCAGTGACAACATATCAGAAGTGGATGGCAGCGAATTGGGCGTAAGGCCTGGAAATGATGGCaacgatagtgacagctcttcttACAGCAGCGCGTCCACCAGGGGGACGTACGGCCTGCTCTTTGCTGCAGTGGAAAGACAACGAGGCCCCTACACTGTGGAGGGAAGGGAGATTGCTCCTGAAGCCATGGGTCAGTTCCCGTCCTTACAAGAAGTTCTTCAGGCAGCGAGTGAGGAGCGGCACCTCCTGGAGATGGAACAGGAAAGAGAAGGGGCGGCTGAACCTCGCAGCCGCAGGGACAGTTTCTCCAGCAG TGTTTCTTTGGAAAGTTCAGTGATGGGTCACGATGAAATGCTGCAGGTGATGAAAGAGAAAGTGAGACTGGAGGGTCAGCTAGAGTCCTTGTCATCTGAGGCCAGTCAG GCTCTTAAGGAGAAAACGGAGCTTCAGGCCCAGCTTGCTACAGTAAATGCCCAGCTGCAGGCTAAAAACGAAGAGGCTCAAATCGACCACGAGAAGCAAAACGCTCTCACCACCGAGGTTGGAACGCTGCGGCAAAACTGCAGCCAGTTAGAGAAGGCCATGTTGGAGCTCCAGAGCAGCCTGGAGAGCAAGAATGCCAGTTTGAGTTCACTAAACAATGACCTGAAGGTGTCTGAAGACCAGTACAACAGGCTGATGGTGAAAGTGCAAGAGCTGCAAAACACAGCGGCTTCAAGAGACAACACAG TCCAAGAGTTGCGTCAGCAGATGGGTGGTCTTCAGAATCAGCTTCAGCAGGTGCAGCTGGAGCGCAGCACACTGCAGAGCCGACTGAAGACATCTCAGGCTGAGATCGACTCCCTCCAGCAGGTCAGGCTGTGGTACCAGCAGCAGCTGGCTGTGGCTCAGGAGGCTAGAGTGCGACTGCAAAGTGAAATGGCTAACATGCAG ACTGGACAGATCACTCAGATTGGTGTGATGGAACATTTGAAGCTGGAAAATGTGACACTTTCTCATCAACTCACTGAGACCCAGCATCGCTCCATCAAAGAAAAAGAGCGTATAGCCGTACAGCTGCAGAGCATCGAG GCAGACATGATGACACAAGAGGCTGCTTACAAACAGATTCAAGATGCAAAGACTATGGTGGAGGATGACCTGCACCATAAGCTGGAGGAGTTTGAAGAAGAGCAAGAGCGATTAGTAAAACTGGCTAACACAGCCAGCACCCTGGAGAGGGAACTGGAGCAG aTAAAGTTGACCCTTTCCCAAAAGGATGTGCAGCTGCAGTCACTTCAGAAAGAACATCTGGAGTTGATGCGCCAGCTGACAACAACTCAGGAGAACCTACATACCAAAGAACAGGGCATCAACCAGCTGGAGGCCCGGTGCATGGAGCTCCAGACCCAGCTGGCTGAGCTGCAAGCAGACAGCAGCACCAAGGATGAGAACATTCAGTTTCTCCAGAAAGAGAAAATCGTCCTGGAGGTTGCTCTGCTGGCAGCCCGCGCTGACAAGAGCCAGCTTGATGAGGGAGCTGAGCGTCTGGGAGAAGATGTACTGGTGGCTTCAGATATGCTGGATCAGCTCAGAcaggaagtccaagtcaaagccAGCCAG ATCGAAGCGCTACAGCAAGAGAATAATTCCTTAAAGAAACAAACTCAGAAATTAAAGGAGCAGTTTCTGCAGCAAAAG GTGATGGTGGAAGCCTACCGCCGTGATGCCAGCTCCAAAGATCAGCTGATTAATGAACTCAAATCCACTAAAAAGCGTCTTTTAACGGAGGTGAAGGACCTGAAGCAGGAGCTGCTGGGTGTTCAAGGTGAGAAGCAGAGGGCAGAGCTGGAGCAGGCCCGGTTACAGAAGGAGGTCACAAGAGTCCAGGAGCAAATGAGTAACATGGAAACCCATCTGCAAGCCATTCAGACAGAAAGGGATCAGCTAGAAACCCAAATTCAG TCTCTGCAGTTCGACCAGAGCCAGCTAGCAGCAGTGACTCAAGAAAATGAAGGCCTGCGGAAACAGGTGGAGCAAATGGAGGGTGAAGCCAAAAA AGCCATCTCGGAGCAGAAAGTACGCATGAAGAGGCTGGGGACGGATTTGACCAGCACTCAGAAAGAAATGAAAGCTAAACACAAAGCATATGAGAACGCTGTCGGCATCCTAAGCAGAAGGCTCCAAGAAGCTCTGACTGAGAAGGAGACCGCAGAGGCAGAACTGGTCAAACTCCGGGCCCAGGTGTTAGATGGAGGAAACAGCCAGGCTTTACAG GAGAAAATCGAGCTCCTCCAAGCTGAGCTCCAGGCTGTGACAAACAACAAGACCATGCTTGAAAAGGAGCTGCAGGAGGTGATCACCCTCACCTCTACTGAGCTGGAGGAGTACCAAGAGAAGGTTCTGGAGCTTGAGGATGAG CTCCAAGAGTCGCGTTGTTTCAAGAGACGGATCAAAAAGTTGGAAGATGCCAATAAGAAGTTAGCACTTGAGCTGGAACATGAAAAAGGAAAACTGGCAGGATTAGCTCAGTCCCACAGTGCACTGCGGGAGCATGCTAATACTTTGGAGTCAGCCTTGGCAAAAAGGGAGGCAGATCTTGTCCAGCTCAACTTGCAG GTTCAAGCAGTTCTTAGGCGGAAAGAGGAGGAGGACCAGCAGATGAAGCAGATGGTACAAACTCTACAGCTTGCTCTGGACAAAGAGAAAACCAAAGTCAAAGACCTGAAAGAACAG GTGGCAGCAGCAAAGGCCGAGGCAGCCCACAATAGAAGGCACTACAGAGCAGCCATGCTGGAGCTCTCAGAGGTCAAGAAAGATTTGCAGGCCAAAGAAAACCTCATTAAAACTCTACAGAGTGAAGCTCACAAACTGCA GGCTCAAGATGACCAGCACACTCAGGATGTTTCCAGGTTCCAAGAGGAGCTTGCTGAGGCTCATGGCCAGCTCCAGATCCTCCAGAAACAACTCGACGAGGAACTAGCTAAACAGCCTCTCACTAACCAAGAG GTGGAGGACCTGAAGTGGGAGGTGGAGCAGCGGCAGAGGGAGATCGAGGCTCAGAAGCAGCAGATGGAGATGATGGAGCAGTGTCACCAGAGGGAGCTGGACAACTTACAGACAGCTCTGCAG AACATCAAAGTGGAGCTGGAATCGGTGCAGGAGGAACTGAGCGGCACCAGAAAGGACAAGTTTATGCTGCAGGCCAAAGTGGGGGAGCTGAGGAACAGCATGAAGACGGTTCTGCTGCAGAACCAGCAGCTCAAACAGGACCTGAAGCAGAATCGTCTTAGGAGG CAGCGTATGGAGCTGAAGAGCGATGGGAACCCATCAAACCCGGTGGCACCAGTAAAGATTCCAGACTGCCCAGTACCTGCCTCTCTTCTGGATGAGTTGCTGAAACCATCAACTTCTGTCTATAAGGAACCTCTCAACAATCTGCACAATTGTCTCCGGCATCTCAA gGAAGAGATGGACAGCCTTCAGAGGCAGATGGAGGAACACACGATGACGGTACATGAATCGATGAACTCATGGACAGGCACAGCTGAGAGAATGGCTGAACTAGAGCTCCAAAACATCTCCACATCATCCATAGTGGTAAACAGTTTTGTGGTGGAAAATAATGAATCAGAGCAGCAACAATCATAA
- the golga3 gene encoding golgin subfamily A member 3 isoform X4 codes for MEVYISQPEVKQMEASALQDPVVKCKEKDFSTECGTHLNQDLGNAEKTKTFLNANQKPSLEMENEEKIRLDARRRLEEQLKQYRVQRHKERSHRTSPKSRPSSTLDPELMLHPEALPRANTVAMTKEYSFLRTSVPRGPKLGSLGIPPSKERKSRSPRPSKIHSLADYKSPESEGGGGAGVTTAEMGYLQSTISSVSTLSEISDNISEVDGSELGVRPGNDGNDSDSSSYSSASTRGTYGLLFAAVERQRGPYTVEGREIAPEAMGQFPSLQEVLQAASEERHLLEMEQEREGAAEPRSRRDSFSSSVSLESSVMGHDEMLQVMKEKVRLEGQLESLSSEASQALKEKTELQAQLATVNAQLQAKNEEAQIDHEKQNALTTEVGTLRQNCSQLEKAMLELQSSLESKNASLSSLNNDLKVSEDQYNRLMVKVQELQNTAASRDNTVQELRQQMGGLQNQLQQVQLERSTLQSRLKTSQAEIDSLQQVRLWYQQQLAVAQEARVRLQSEMANMQTGQITQIGVMEHLKLENVTLSHQLTETQHRSIKEKERIAVQLQSIEADMMTQEAAYKQIQDAKTMVEDDLHHKLEEFEEEQERLVKLANTASTLERELEQIKLTLSQKDVQLQSLQKEHLELMRQLTTTQENLHTKEQGINQLEARCMELQTQLAELQADSSTKDENIQFLQKEKIVLEVALLAARADKSQLDEGAERLGEDVLVASDMLDQLRQEVQVKASQIEALQQENNSLKKQTQKLKEQFLQQKVMVEAYRRDASSKDQLINELKSTKKRLLTEVKDLKQELLGVQGEKQRAELEQARLQKEVTRVQEQMSNMETHLQAIQTERDQLETQIQSLQFDQSQLAAVTQENEGLRKQVEQMEGEAKKAISEQKVRMKRLGTDLTSTQKEMKAKHKAYENAVGILSRRLQEALTEKETAEAELVKLRAQVLDGGNSQALQEKIELLQAELQAVTNNKTMLEKELQEVITLTSTELEEYQEKVLELEDELQESRCFKRRIKKLEDANKKLALELEHEKGKLAGLAQSHSALREHANTLESALAKREADLVQLNLQVQAVLRRKEEEDQQMKQMVQTLQLALDKEKTKVKDLKEQVAAAKAEAAHNRRHYRAAMLELSEVKKDLQAKENLIKTLQSEAHKLQAQDDQHTQDVSRFQEELAEAHGQLQILQKQLDEELAKQPLTNQEVEDLKWEVEQRQREIEAQKQQMEMMEQCHQRELDNLQTALQNIKVELESVQEELSGTRKDKFMLQAKVGELRNSMKTVLLQNQQLKQDLKQNRLRRQRMELKSDGNPSNPVAPVKIPDCPVPASLLDELLKPSTSVYKEPLNNLHNCLRHLKEEMDSLQRQMEEHTMTVHESMNSWTGTAERMAELELQNISTSSIVVNSFVVENNESEQQQS; via the exons ATGGAAGTTTATATCAGCCAACCAGAGGTGAAGCAGATGGAGGCCAGTGCTCTGCAGGATCCAGTTGTGAAATGTAAAGAGAAGGACTTCTCTACAGAATGTGGCACACATCTGAACCAGGACCTGGGGAATGCAGAGAAAACAAAGACTTTTCTAAATG CCAATCAGAAACCATCACTGGAGATGGAAAATGAAGAAAAGATTCGTCTGGATGCTCGCCGACGTCTGGAGGAGCAGCTCAAACAGTACAGGGTACAGAGACATAAGGAGAGG TCCCATCGCACCTCACCCAAAAGCAGGCCTTCCAGTACTCTAGACCCAGAACTCATGCTCCACCCTGAGGCTCTACCCCGGGCAAACACAGTCGCCATGACCAAAGAGTATTCCTTCCTCAGGACCAGTGTTCCGCGTGGGCCTAAACTAGGAAGTCTGGGAATTCCACCTTCTAAGGAGAGGAAGTCTAGATCCCCTCGCCCCAGTAAGATTCACTCATTGGCTGACTACAAGTCTCCTGAGAGTGAAGGTGGTGGAGGAGCGGGAGTGACTACAGCAGAAATGGGCTACCTCCAGTCCACCATTAGCTCTGTGTCCACACTGTCTGAAATCAGTGACAACATATCAGAAGTGGATGGCAGCGAATTGGGCGTAAGGCCTGGAAATGATGGCaacgatagtgacagctcttcttACAGCAGCGCGTCCACCAGGGGGACGTACGGCCTGCTCTTTGCTGCAGTGGAAAGACAACGAGGCCCCTACACTGTGGAGGGAAGGGAGATTGCTCCTGAAGCCATGGGTCAGTTCCCGTCCTTACAAGAAGTTCTTCAGGCAGCGAGTGAGGAGCGGCACCTCCTGGAGATGGAACAGGAAAGAGAAGGGGCGGCTGAACCTCGCAGCCGCAGGGACAGTTTCTCCAGCAG TGTTTCTTTGGAAAGTTCAGTGATGGGTCACGATGAAATGCTGCAGGTGATGAAAGAGAAAGTGAGACTGGAGGGTCAGCTAGAGTCCTTGTCATCTGAGGCCAGTCAG GCTCTTAAGGAGAAAACGGAGCTTCAGGCCCAGCTTGCTACAGTAAATGCCCAGCTGCAGGCTAAAAACGAAGAGGCTCAAATCGACCACGAGAAGCAAAACGCTCTCACCACCGAGGTTGGAACGCTGCGGCAAAACTGCAGCCAGTTAGAGAAGGCCATGTTGGAGCTCCAGAGCAGCCTGGAGAGCAAGAATGCCAGTTTGAGTTCACTAAACAATGACCTGAAGGTGTCTGAAGACCAGTACAACAGGCTGATGGTGAAAGTGCAAGAGCTGCAAAACACAGCGGCTTCAAGAGACAACACAG TCCAAGAGTTGCGTCAGCAGATGGGTGGTCTTCAGAATCAGCTTCAGCAGGTGCAGCTGGAGCGCAGCACACTGCAGAGCCGACTGAAGACATCTCAGGCTGAGATCGACTCCCTCCAGCAGGTCAGGCTGTGGTACCAGCAGCAGCTGGCTGTGGCTCAGGAGGCTAGAGTGCGACTGCAAAGTGAAATGGCTAACATGCAG ACTGGACAGATCACTCAGATTGGTGTGATGGAACATTTGAAGCTGGAAAATGTGACACTTTCTCATCAACTCACTGAGACCCAGCATCGCTCCATCAAAGAAAAAGAGCGTATAGCCGTACAGCTGCAGAGCATCGAG GCAGACATGATGACACAAGAGGCTGCTTACAAACAGATTCAAGATGCAAAGACTATGGTGGAGGATGACCTGCACCATAAGCTGGAGGAGTTTGAAGAAGAGCAAGAGCGATTAGTAAAACTGGCTAACACAGCCAGCACCCTGGAGAGGGAACTGGAGCAG aTAAAGTTGACCCTTTCCCAAAAGGATGTGCAGCTGCAGTCACTTCAGAAAGAACATCTGGAGTTGATGCGCCAGCTGACAACAACTCAGGAGAACCTACATACCAAAGAACAGGGCATCAACCAGCTGGAGGCCCGGTGCATGGAGCTCCAGACCCAGCTGGCTGAGCTGCAAGCAGACAGCAGCACCAAGGATGAGAACATTCAGTTTCTCCAGAAAGAGAAAATCGTCCTGGAGGTTGCTCTGCTGGCAGCCCGCGCTGACAAGAGCCAGCTTGATGAGGGAGCTGAGCGTCTGGGAGAAGATGTACTGGTGGCTTCAGATATGCTGGATCAGCTCAGAcaggaagtccaagtcaaagccAGCCAG ATCGAAGCGCTACAGCAAGAGAATAATTCCTTAAAGAAACAAACTCAGAAATTAAAGGAGCAGTTTCTGCAGCAAAAG GTGATGGTGGAAGCCTACCGCCGTGATGCCAGCTCCAAAGATCAGCTGATTAATGAACTCAAATCCACTAAAAAGCGTCTTTTAACGGAGGTGAAGGACCTGAAGCAGGAGCTGCTGGGTGTTCAAGGTGAGAAGCAGAGGGCAGAGCTGGAGCAGGCCCGGTTACAGAAGGAGGTCACAAGAGTCCAGGAGCAAATGAGTAACATGGAAACCCATCTGCAAGCCATTCAGACAGAAAGGGATCAGCTAGAAACCCAAATTCAG TCTCTGCAGTTCGACCAGAGCCAGCTAGCAGCAGTGACTCAAGAAAATGAAGGCCTGCGGAAACAGGTGGAGCAAATGGAGGGTGAAGCCAAAAA AGCCATCTCGGAGCAGAAAGTACGCATGAAGAGGCTGGGGACGGATTTGACCAGCACTCAGAAAGAAATGAAAGCTAAACACAAAGCATATGAGAACGCTGTCGGCATCCTAAGCAGAAGGCTCCAAGAAGCTCTGACTGAGAAGGAGACCGCAGAGGCAGAACTGGTCAAACTCCGGGCCCAGGTGTTAGATGGAGGAAACAGCCAGGCTTTACAG GAGAAAATCGAGCTCCTCCAAGCTGAGCTCCAGGCTGTGACAAACAACAAGACCATGCTTGAAAAGGAGCTGCAGGAGGTGATCACCCTCACCTCTACTGAGCTGGAGGAGTACCAAGAGAAGGTTCTGGAGCTTGAGGATGAG CTCCAAGAGTCGCGTTGTTTCAAGAGACGGATCAAAAAGTTGGAAGATGCCAATAAGAAGTTAGCACTTGAGCTGGAACATGAAAAAGGAAAACTGGCAGGATTAGCTCAGTCCCACAGTGCACTGCGGGAGCATGCTAATACTTTGGAGTCAGCCTTGGCAAAAAGGGAGGCAGATCTTGTCCAGCTCAACTTGCAG GTTCAAGCAGTTCTTAGGCGGAAAGAGGAGGAGGACCAGCAGATGAAGCAGATGGTACAAACTCTACAGCTTGCTCTGGACAAAGAGAAAACCAAAGTCAAAGACCTGAAAGAACAG GTGGCAGCAGCAAAGGCCGAGGCAGCCCACAATAGAAGGCACTACAGAGCAGCCATGCTGGAGCTCTCAGAGGTCAAGAAAGATTTGCAGGCCAAAGAAAACCTCATTAAAACTCTACAGAGTGAAGCTCACAAACTGCA GGCTCAAGATGACCAGCACACTCAGGATGTTTCCAGGTTCCAAGAGGAGCTTGCTGAGGCTCATGGCCAGCTCCAGATCCTCCAGAAACAACTCGACGAGGAACTAGCTAAACAGCCTCTCACTAACCAAGAG GTGGAGGACCTGAAGTGGGAGGTGGAGCAGCGGCAGAGGGAGATCGAGGCTCAGAAGCAGCAGATGGAGATGATGGAGCAGTGTCACCAGAGGGAGCTGGACAACTTACAGACAGCTCTGCAG AACATCAAAGTGGAGCTGGAATCGGTGCAGGAGGAACTGAGCGGCACCAGAAAGGACAAGTTTATGCTGCAGGCCAAAGTGGGGGAGCTGAGGAACAGCATGAAGACGGTTCTGCTGCAGAACCAGCAGCTCAAACAGGACCTGAAGCAGAATCGTCTTAGGAGG CAGCGTATGGAGCTGAAGAGCGATGGGAACCCATCAAACCCGGTGGCACCAGTAAAGATTCCAGACTGCCCAGTACCTGCCTCTCTTCTGGATGAGTTGCTGAAACCATCAACTTCTGTCTATAAGGAACCTCTCAACAATCTGCACAATTGTCTCCGGCATCTCAA gGAAGAGATGGACAGCCTTCAGAGGCAGATGGAGGAACACACGATGACGGTACATGAATCGATGAACTCATGGACAGGCACAGCTGAGAGAATGGCTGAACTAGAGCTCCAAAACATCTCCACATCATCCATAGTGGTAAACAGTTTTGTGGTGGAAAATAATGAATCAGAGCAGCAACAATCATAA